From Tiliqua scincoides isolate rTilSci1 chromosome 2, rTilSci1.hap2, whole genome shotgun sequence, the proteins below share one genomic window:
- the NFKBIL1 gene encoding NF-kappa-B inhibitor-like protein 1, with protein sequence MAWGYQRRLWRYVDSGRRRKLRRLLQHHREALNLGEAVGHKTRTPLHRSCARLDHKTATLLLMYGADPCIPDQRGDTALHVAARQVARKGGTVYEDLFVPLRKHSPSAMSIRNRDGKLPGDLLGQAEDKWGPQEAFEENATECDPDREWHRKLLGEWEDENWETSWQYEEDFYTSSSSTETYEDWADRIAREYKQKHRRREEIHQQGPKTEPPKPSLKLRHALEEEHFQYEKRAQAKEEELKEAKRQRYEEGCSRVFSASSSCPLHYADIPWPCSKGTPEEMAAVALHGTDPSDRVAYRRFVRRQQALWHPDKFVQRCGTRLAEQDRRRILDTVTALSQSFNRLAEAAK encoded by the exons ATGGCATGGGGGTACCAGCGTCGTCTGTGGCGCTATGTAGATTCTGGTCGTCGTCGCAAGCTCCGCAGGCTCCTGCAACATCACAGAGAAGCACTGAACCTGGGGGAGGCTGTGGGGCACAAGACCCGTACCCCCCTGCACCGATCCTGTGCCCGACTGGACCACAAGACTGCCACCCTCTTGCTGATGTATGGTGCAGATCCCTGCATCCCCGACCAACGTGGGGACACAGCCCTGCATGTGGCGGCCCGGCAAGTTGCACGCAAGGGAGGCACTG tATACGAAGATCTATTTGTTCCCTTGCGAAAGCACAGCCCCTCAGCAATGAGCATCAGAAACAGAGATGGAAAGTTGCCAGGAGACCTCCTGGGACAAGCGGAAGACAAATGG GGACCTCAGGAGGCATTTGAGGAGAATGCGACAGAATGTGACCCCGACAGAGAGTGGCACCGTAAACTGCTTGGTGAATGGGAGGACGAGAACTGGGAGACCTCCTGGCAGTATGAAG AGGATTTCTATACCAGCAGTTCAAGTACAGAGACCTATGAAGACTGGGCTGATCGCATAGCCCGGGAATACAAGCAAAAACATAGACGACGAGAGGAGATTCACCAGCAGGGACCTAAAACTGAACCACCAAAGCCTTCCCTTAAGCTAAGGCATGCACTGGAAGAGGAACATTTCCAGTATGAGAAGCGTGCCCAAGCCAAAGAGGAAGAGTTGAAGGAAGCCAAGAGACAGCGCTACGAGGAAGGCTGCAGTCGGGTCTTCTCTGCCAGCAGTTCGTGTCCCCTGCATTATGCGGACATCCCCTGGCCATGCTCAAAAGGGACCCCTGAGgagatggctgcagtggcactccATGGCACAGACCCCTCCGACAGAGTGGCTTACCGACGCTTTGTCCGGCGCCAGCAGGCTCTCTGGCACCCAGACAAATTTGTGCAACGCTGTGGTACCCGCTTAGCCGAACAGGATCGGCGCCGGATCTTGGACACTGTCACGGCATTATCCCAAAGTTTCAACAGGCTAGCTGAAGCTGCCAAGTGA